Proteins encoded together in one Ptiloglossa arizonensis isolate GNS036 chromosome 9, iyPtiAriz1_principal, whole genome shotgun sequence window:
- the LOC143151240 gene encoding histone-lysine N-methyltransferase SETMAR-like isoform X1, producing the protein MEVKKEKIPYILQHHSDQEEKAKQAAKKICAVYGPNTVSNATAKRWFQRFRSSNTDVEDETRSGRPIVENVDKIMEIVESDRHASTYSISQELKVSQKTVWNHLHKASLKKKLDVWVPHELTQKNLLERIDAYDSLLKRNEIDPFL; encoded by the coding sequence atggaggtaaaaaaagagaaaattccaTACATTCTTCAGCACCACTCCGACCAAGAGGAAAAAGCGAAGCAGGCGGCTAAAAAAATTTGTGCTGTTTATGGACCCAATACAGTATCGAATGCAACAGCAAAACGGTGGTTCCAACGCTTCCGTTCTAGTAATACGGACGTCGAAGATGAGACACGCTCTGGTAGGccaatcgtcgaaaatgttgataaaatcatgGAAATCGTCGAATCAGACCGGCATGCGAGTACTTATTCCATTTCCCAGGAACTAAAGGTTAGCCAGAAAACCGTATGGAACCATTTGCATAAGGCTAGTCTCAAGAAGAAGCTCGATGTATGGGTGCCACACGAATTGACGCAAAAGAATCTTTTGGAGCGAATTGATGCCTACGATTCTTTACTGaagcgtaacgaaatcgatccaTTTTTGTAG
- the LOC143151240 gene encoding histone-lysine N-methyltransferase SETMAR-like isoform X2 yields MDPIQYRMQQQNGGSNASVLVIRTSKMRHALELKVSQKTVWNHLHKASLKKKLDVWVPHELTQKNLLERIDAYDSLLKRNEIDPFL; encoded by the exons ATGGACCCAATACAGTATCGAATGCAACAGCAAAACGGTGGTTCCAACGCTTCCGTTCTAGTAATACGGACGTCGAAGATGAGACACGCTCTG GAACTAAAGGTTAGCCAGAAAACCGTATGGAACCATTTGCATAAGGCTAGTCTCAAGAAGAAGCTCGATGTATGGGTGCCACACGAATTGACGCAAAAGAATCTTTTGGAGCGAATTGATGCCTACGATTCTTTACTGaagcgtaacgaaatcgatccaTTTTTGTAG